A window of Methylomonas sp. 11b genomic DNA:
TGTTCCGGATGAGTGTGCCATTCACCCAAATAATCCACTGTTTCCCCACTATTTAACCAGCGCTTAGTGGCATATTCCTGATGCAATTGATCTTTACGAAAAAATTGAAACAATGACCTTCTATCATGTAATTGGGGCGCTGTCGCATCGACAATATGTATATGATAATTTCGTCTGTACCCTAAAAGGATACCACCAGACTCCGGCTTTTCCGGTGAATTCTGTCGATAACGGTCAAAAATATTAAGAACATTTTCCTCAATCAGAATTTTGGAATCTGGATTAAAAGGATGTTTCCACATTAAACATTTCGACATGCGACACAACCATCCAGTGGAGAGATATTTTGATTTTTCACTTGGCGGATATTTGCATTTTCAACGGCTCTAGTCCTAAACCGTGGACTCGGATCACCTTTAATCCAATCAATAATACTATCTGTAGCTAATGCGGCTGCACTTATTGAGGCAGATACCGCATAAGGCGTAAAAGCTTGGCACCCGATAAAGCCGCGCTCAGGTTCTGCTTTCAGTATTTTATAGCGCTCTTCTCTATAGTTCTGAGTATTGGGTAATCTCAAACAATGGAAACATCCATACTTTTCTGAATCAACCCAAAGTGACTGTGTTGCTTCACCATTTCCAACGATCCAGATATGCAGGATTGGAGGAGCTTTAGGTCGCTTAGCTATCTGACTGGCATTTAACATTTCACTAATGGCTTCCTCGCCTGTAGCATCTATCAATAAATCCGAGGCAAAAAGTTTAGAATACTTCGTTATATTTATAGGTTCTGCAAAAATTCGAGATAGCGGAAACTGCTTCAATAGTTCATCACGAAGTGCTACAGCTTTTAACTTAAACAAAGACGAATAACCCAAAACATGA
This region includes:
- a CDS encoding Mov34/MPN/PAD-1 family protein, whose translation is MWKHPFNPDSKILIEENVLNIFDRYRQNSPEKPESGGILLGYRRNYHIHIVDATAPQLHDRRSLFQFFRKDQLHQEYATKRWLNSGETVDYLGEWHTHPEQYPSPSILDKTEWRKIIQSQVNPMIFLIVGTHRDIWLGVGKGDNLLQASNILDF